The following DNA comes from Syntrophobacterales bacterium.
GCTTCTAACTAAACCGGGCGCTGAAACCCCGGCGGATTTTCGGGATGGGGCGATGCTCGAACTCATGTACGCGACCGGCATCCGGGTTTCGGAGCTGATTGGGCTTACCTTGAACAGCATAAACTGGCATGTCGGGTATCTGGTGGCTTCCGGCAAAGGGGAAAAGGAGCGAATTGTGCCGATCGGCAGAACGGCCTACGACCGGGTGAAAAAATATGTAGAAATTGCCCGGCCGCTGCTGCTCAAAGGCAGCGGCTGCAACCTGCTGTTCCTGAATCGCTTTGGCCGGGGTCTGAGCAGGCAGGGTTTCTGGAAGATCGTCAAGGGGTATGCGGCACGGGCTGGATTGGAGAAAAAGGTTCACCCCCACACCTTTCGCCACTCCTTTGCGTCGCATCTGCTGGAGGGGGGCGCTGATTTACGTTCCGTGCAGCTCATGCTCGGTCATGCCGATATCTCGACCACCCAGATATACACGCACGTGACGCGGGAACGGCTTAAGGAGGTACATCGCCGGTATCATCCCCGGGGGTGAAAAAATGAGAAGGGCAAAAGGCAGCTATGGAATATGAATCGGGCCGGGCGCCGAAAGAAAAAAAGGAAGAAGCAAAAAACAGCAGGATGGGAATGGTCGGTCTGATTGCCTCGCTGTTAGCGGCCTGCTGCATAGCCGCCGCCGGGTATCTGCTGCCGGAGCAGGCAAGGACCGTTGCCGCGGCGTTGGTCCGGACTAAAAACACAATCGCTTTTTTCGTTTTTTCCGGAACGCCGCATTTTTATTCGTTGGTCGTGGAGAAAAACGGGAATGATTACATCCTGAAGGCAGGGGATGTGTTTGAGGTTTCCTACCGGGATCAATTTATCGTTAAAGAGATTGAAACAGACGTCCTTTCCGGTAGGGGATTAGAGGTGGACATCGAGGGAACGGGCGGCAGGGATG
Coding sequences within:
- the xerD gene encoding site-specific tyrosine recombinase XerD, with translation MYSLIDEYLNFMIVEKGASPNTIDGYSRDLLRYAKFTTQREGGGLGPIGAEDVVAYLTFLHVSGLSANSMNRSLAALRGFYKYLLREKKIDHTPLSHIELAKIWTRIPEVLSREEMALLLTKPGAETPADFRDGAMLELMYATGIRVSELIGLTLNSINWHVGYLVASGKGEKERIVPIGRTAYDRVKKYVEIARPLLLKGSGCNLLFLNRFGRGLSRQGFWKIVKGYAARAGLEKKVHPHTFRHSFASHLLEGGADLRSVQLMLGHADISTTQIYTHVTRERLKEVHRRYHPRG